The Microbulbifer sp. TB1203 nucleotide sequence AGATGAACCCCCTGCAACTGCGCGAAACCACCATGGACCCGGACACGCGCCGGCTGGTGCAGCTCTACATCGATGCCGGGGATGACAGCAACCAGTTGCTGGATATGTTGCTGGCGAAGAAGCGCGCGGGGGACAGGAAACAATGGCTTGAAAGTAAGGGTAACCTTGCCGAAGTCAGCTGAGCTGAGTGGCTTGTAAAGTAAATGTAAATTTACCTAGGCTTGAGGGACATCGACGCCGACAAATCGCAGTAGAGGGGAGAAATCACCGGCATCGGCTGCCCTCAGCGCGGCGATATACTCCAGGCGCCGCGGGCTGTTGTTTTGGAGCCACTGCCCTGCGGCCCAGTCAATTGCCGGCAGTCCAAAATAGTGTTCCAGGTAGCAGTCGGCCAGTATCCGGGCATGCCGGCCGTTTCCGTTGGGGAACAAGTGGATGTACACCAGCCGGTGGTGCAGGCGTGCAGCGGCCTCCAAAGGCGGGTAGGTCTGATATTCGACCCAGCAGCGGGCGTTCTCCAGCGAGTCCCTAAGCAATACGCTGATTTGAATGGGATCGACCCCAATATTTTTTTCTGTTCGCCGGAAACTGCCGGCCCAATGCCAGACTTGGCCGAATAGTTGCCGGTGCAGTTCACGTGCGAACGCTTCGGAGAGAGGGTCAAATCCACGCCTGCGTATCCGGCCGAGCCAGAGAAGACCTTCCTCAATATTCTTCTGCTCCAATTCGTCCAACTGCCTGCGGTTCACAATATGCTTAAACCGTAATCCTTCCATTTCGTCCGGATCGAGTGGCGTCGCCCCCTCCATGGGCTCCATGATGGAATCCACTATGCTTCCTCCCAGAAGTCGGCCGGCGGGTTTTCAAGCAGTTCTCTGGCTAATCGGTCAATTTCCTGGTTATGGCTTTCCTGCCGCAAAGCTTGATTTTCGAGAGCCATGTGTTGGCTGGCGCGCTTCACCAGGGCCTCAGCTTTTTTCCGGGCATGGTCTGTCAGCAGGGTCTCAATGGACCCGCCGGCTGGGATAATGGCGTACACAAAGCGACAGTTCATCGCCTCGGCGGCAGCCTGCATCGATTTCAATGTGACGCTGCCCGTCGGCTCCGCATTTTCCATCTGAGAGACCCGGGCCCGCGTGAGTCCCAGGCGCCTGGCCAATTGGGCACCGCTCATTCCCAGGGCTTTGCGAACGGTCGCAATCCAGCCCTCCCTCGGCACTTGAAGGTGTCGGAGTTGTGGTTCCGCCTGGTTAACCAGCTCGCGATACTGGCGAGCTACAATGCCTTTTAAGCTCATTGGTGCGTAGCTATATATTGACGAGTATACTAATTGTGTCTACATATATATAGACAACATAAGAATTAATGTTAATAAATATATAGACAATCCGTGATTAGATGTCAATAAATATATAGACTTCAAAGAGGTTGGAAAGATTTTCGCGACGAAACCAGGCGAGGGGCGACATTAGGCTCCGTTTAGCAACCAATCAATTTTTGAATACTTGAAAAATCCAGCCCCTCGTTCCCCGCCTGGCCGTGCAGCCCGTACAGATTGCGTGCCAGTGAACCCAGCGGCGTGTAGGACCTGCTCGCAGTAGCGGCTAGCTGGGCAAGGCCCAGGTCCTTGCACATCAGCTTGACCATAAAGCCGCCCGAATAGTTTTTGCTAGCCGGAACATTCTCCATCACACCCGGATAGGGGTTATATTTTTCCAGCGACCAGTTGGCGCCGGAGCTTTTCAGCATGATTTCCGACAGCACCTTGGGGTCCAGGCCGTTGTCCACACCCAGTTGCAGTGCCTCGGCGGTGCCGATCATATGGATGGCGAGCAACATGTTGTTGCAGATCTTTGCCGTCTGTCCGGCGCCGGCGGGGCCGGCGTGGAAGACGTTGCTGCCCATGTGTTGCAGTACCTGGCGCGCGCACTCCACATCCGCCGCATCGCCGCCGCACATAAAACTGAGAGTGCCCGCCACGGCGCCGGCCACGCCGCCGGAAACCGGCGCCTCTACCGCGTGCAGGCCGCGCTTTTGCGCCTCCGCAATCAGGCGTGTGGAGCTGGCGGCGGCGACCGTGGAGCAGTCGATCACCAGTGTGTTCTCGGCAATATGGTCCAGCAGTTTGTCGCTGTCGATATACAGCGCCTCCACATCTTCGCCGTTCGGCAGCATGCTTACCACATAATCCGCACCCGCTATTGCCTCCAGCGGTGAGGTCGACTTTTTTACGCCCTGGGCTGTGGCCGCGTCCAGTAGTTCGCCCACCGGATCAAAGCCGGTCACGTTGAATCCCGCCTTGACCAGGTTTGCGGACATGGGGCCGCCCATATGGCCGAGGCCGAAAAATGCCACATTGCCGTTCATCGCTTTTTCCCGGAAGTTATTTCAGGTGAATGGTCATATTCGGGTTTTCTGCGTGCTCGATATCCGAATCGAACCAACGCGCGGTAACCGTTTTGGTCTCCGTGTAGAAGCGCACCGCCTGCTTGCCGTAGGCGTGCTGGTCGCCGTAGAAGGACGCGCGCCAGCCGGTAAAGCTGAAAAATGGCAGTGGTACCGGGATGGGCACGTTGATGCCCACCTGGC carries:
- a CDS encoding mobile mystery protein B — translated: MDSIMEPMEGATPLDPDEMEGLRFKHIVNRRQLDELEQKNIEEGLLWLGRIRRRGFDPLSEAFARELHRQLFGQVWHWAGSFRRTEKNIGVDPIQISVLLRDSLENARCWVEYQTYPPLEAAARLHHRLVYIHLFPNGNGRHARILADCYLEHYFGLPAIDWAAGQWLQNNSPRRLEYIAALRAADAGDFSPLLRFVGVDVPQA
- a CDS encoding mobile mystery protein A; its protein translation is MSLKGIVARQYRELVNQAEPQLRHLQVPREGWIATVRKALGMSGAQLARRLGLTRARVSQMENAEPTGSVTLKSMQAAAEAMNCRFVYAIIPAGGSIETLLTDHARKKAEALVKRASQHMALENQALRQESHNQEIDRLARELLENPPADFWEEA
- the mmsB gene encoding 3-hydroxyisobutyrate dehydrogenase, producing the protein MNGNVAFFGLGHMGGPMSANLVKAGFNVTGFDPVGELLDAATAQGVKKSTSPLEAIAGADYVVSMLPNGEDVEALYIDSDKLLDHIAENTLVIDCSTVAAASSTRLIAEAQKRGLHAVEAPVSGGVAGAVAGTLSFMCGGDAADVECARQVLQHMGSNVFHAGPAGAGQTAKICNNMLLAIHMIGTAEALQLGVDNGLDPKVLSEIMLKSSGANWSLEKYNPYPGVMENVPASKNYSGGFMVKLMCKDLGLAQLAATASRSYTPLGSLARNLYGLHGQAGNEGLDFSSIQKLIGC